In Lacibacter sp. H375, one DNA window encodes the following:
- a CDS encoding globin domain-containing protein yields MTKEEIILIKRTWKLFREINPTVVGDTFYSKLFLDNPSVRKMFPKEMNQQYQKLIDMLSTVVGRLDHLEDMSDEIAAMGRRHVSYGVKPAQYKKVGEALLWTLEQGLGKDYTPEVKEAWTKCYNALADAMINASTT; encoded by the coding sequence ATGACAAAGGAAGAGATCATATTAATCAAACGTACGTGGAAACTTTTCAGGGAAATAAATCCCACTGTAGTGGGTGATACATTCTACTCAAAATTATTCCTCGACAACCCATCGGTACGTAAAATGTTTCCAAAGGAAATGAACCAGCAATATCAAAAGTTGATTGATATGCTGAGTACTGTTGTTGGAAGGCTCGATCATCTCGAAGATATGTCTGACGAAATTGCCGCTATGGGCAGACGTCATGTGTCGTACGGTGTCAAACCGGCTCAGTATAAAAAAGTAGGTGAAGCGCTTTTGTGGACATTGGAACAAGGTCTTGGTAAAGACTATACGCCAGAGGTAAAAGAAGCCTGGACAAAATGTTATAACGCACTAGCCGATGCTATGATAAATGCATCAACCACCTGA